The Pecten maximus chromosome 11, xPecMax1.1, whole genome shotgun sequence genome has a segment encoding these proteins:
- the LOC117337964 gene encoding uncharacterized protein LOC117337964, with amino-acid sequence MSQRRRIVVDQDTQVPKDVESLDGTDGCPAPLLGRCLRECYYTFRPRRRPKDYHFDPTEFVEPVWTDTHSTDVQAEDDVVIDKLVESRPLRLMSTVFPNTSAPHIGQTRVVELDDIEWFYTKRPGREEFTSATKQPQGNAEPSGPITGRLNERSHDSTYEHRKEFVLANSENTRQVMDNRIVRRTTKLPDDWEAAGSMVKQEVRSPEASAHQYKWFRSILGWTTS; translated from the exons ATGAGTCAGCGACGTCGCATTGTAGTGGACCAAGACACACAG GTTCCTAAGGATGTGGAAAGTCTCGATGGCACTGATGGCTGCCCAGCGCCACTTCTGGGCAGGTGTTTGAGAGAGTGTTATTACACTTTCCGGCCAAGACGAAGACCTAAGGACTATCACTTTGACCCAACAGAATTTGTCGAACCCGTTTGGACTGACACCCACTCGACGGACGTTCAGGCAGAGGATGATGTTGTAATCGACAAATTGGTGGAATCTCGGCCACTACGACTCATGTCTACCGTCTTTCCCAACACCTCGGCACCACATATTGGCCAAACAAGGGTGGTCGAGCTAGATGATATCGAATGGTTCTACACAAAGAGACCGGGACGAGAAGAATTCACGAGCGCTACCAAACAACCACAGGGCAATGCGGAACCTTCTGGCCCAATTACAGGGAGGCTGAATGAGAGGTCACATGATTCGACCTACGAACACAGAAAAGAGTTTGTATTGGCAAATTCCGAGAACACACGACAAGTAATGGATAACAGAATTGTACGAAGAACAACGAAACTCCCCGACGATTGGGAAGCCGCTGGAAGCATGGTCAAACAGGAAGTGAGGTCTCCGGAGGCGTCCGCGCATCAATATAAATGGTTCAGGTCAATCCTCGGATGGACCACTTCCTAA